A single window of Nicotiana sylvestris chromosome 5, ASM39365v2, whole genome shotgun sequence DNA harbors:
- the LOC138869209 gene encoding uncharacterized protein encodes MSGHQTAEASPYVVTGILTVQSHDVYALIDPGSTLSYVTPFVAMEFGIEPEQLDEQFSVSTPVGEEILATRAYRSCVVKVRGRDTMADLIELGMVDFDVRMGMGWLYSCFAKLDCRTRNIRLEFPNEPVVELKGDNVMPKGRFISYLKAAKMIIKGCIYHLVHVMDTDVEAPSLESVPVVNEFPDVFPDELPGVPPDTEIDFGIDVMPGTQPISIPPYRIALAELKELK; translated from the coding sequence atgagtggtcaccagactgcagaggcttctccatatgttgttacaggtattttgACTGTCCAATcccatgatgtgtatgcacttattgaccccggttccaccttgtcctatgttaccccttttgttgctatggaattcGGGATAGAACCAGAACAGCTTGATGAACAATTTTCGGTATCTACTCCGGTTGGTGAGGAAATTTTGGCTACTCGAGCCTATAGAAGTTGTGTTGTCAAGGTGCGCGGTAGGGATACCATGGCCGATCTCATTGAATTGgggatggttgattttgatgtaagaATGGGAATGGGTTGGCTTTACTCATGTTTTGCCAAGCTTGATTGTCGAACTAGAAATATAAGGCTTGAGTTTCCTAATGAGCCCGTGGTGGAATTGAAGGGGGATAACGTAATGCCTAAAGgtcggtttatttcttacctAAAGGCCGCAAAGATGATCATaaaggggtgtatctatcatttagtccATGTTATGGACACTGATGTCGAGGCACCTAGCCTTGAGTCCGTACCtgttgtgaatgaatttccggatgtctttccagatgagctccctGGGGTTCCTCCAGACACGGAGATagattttgggatcgatgtgatgccaggcacacaacctatatcaattccaccttacagaataGCACTGGCtgaattgaaagagttaaagtAA
- the LOC138869210 gene encoding uncharacterized protein, with amino-acid sequence MFLGHVISREGIMVDPQKIAAVKNWPRPTTPIEIRSFFGLAGYYRRFVEGFSSLASPLTKLTQKAVKFQWSDTCEKSFQELKSSLTTTPILILSEGTMGFVVYCDASRIGLGCVLMQHGKNRAESSLVAEVKEKQFSDPLLAQLKEGIHKHKTTTFSLGIDDGTLRCQGRLCVQNIDDLRGRIMVEGHASRYSVHPGSTKMYHDLKEVYWWNNMKSDAVDFVARCPNCQQVKDEHQRPKGLAQSIEIPMWKW; translated from the exons atgttcttgggtcatgtcatctccagggaaggaattatggttgatcctcaaaagattgcggCAGTGAaaaattggcctagacccactaCTCCAatagagattcgtagtttcttTGGTTTAGCCGGGTACTATAgaagatttgtggaggggttttcttctcttgcctctccattgactaaattgacccagaaagcagttaagttccagtgGTCAGACACTTGTGAGAAGAGcttccaagaattgaaatcaagcTTGACTACAACACCGATACTAATCCTGTCGGAGGGTACAAtgggatttgtggtgtattgcgatgcttcaaggaTTGGGCTCGGGTGCGTGTTAATGCAGCACGGCAAG AATAGGGCTGAATCGTCGCTTGTGGCAGAGGTGAAAGAAAAGCAATTCAGCGATCCATTattagcacaactgaaagaggggatccataaacacaagaccacaactTTTTCCCTTGGCattgatgatggtaccctacggtgccAAGGACGCCTATGTGTTCAGAATATTGACGATCTTCGGGGAAGGATCATGGTAGAAGGTCACGCTTCCAGGTATTcagtgcacccaggttctacaaaaatgtatcatgatcttaaggaagtttattggtggaacaacatgaaaagCGATGCGGTGGACTTTGTGGCTAGATGTccaaactgtcagcaagtgaaggacGAACATCAAAGACCCAAAGGActggctcaaagcatagaaattccaatgtggaaatggtag